One window from the genome of Enterococcus haemoperoxidus ATCC BAA-382 encodes:
- a CDS encoding M60 family metallopeptidase — translation MYKKLKIVVAISTFFILIIVTVKYMAVYASDITVKTERKTKISRVYEIPANGDIGIRRNNEGRKVTHTDFEPTGIFVKKGEQLSITLNKGSETEIVIGQYGSYSYLNNNQEVDFYRYFLQPGENKIISKNGDGMVYFVNHSESELSNISVEGGSQVPMYVLGKTTKEQWEKQWKDNSEAPFVEFVGNYVFATYQADLARGKEVKEIDTMLESWDQVYIWQNEVMGLLEENTGLSKKYSNRVHITTPDKGGGYAYATNGRLGFQKETNAAEDLLRDHSTWALWHEMGHTYQNPYYQFYNTGEVTVNIPALYIQKKMGLPDRWQQEPYKIEEIRNYLNNQDPNKTIDFPHENNDTGLWIRLAMFDQLARGFGDNFYPRLNQEYRVLTQSNQINPKTEEEKKQYFMVISSSVVNRNLFEFFDKWGMKPTKETLEKMKKYPPLEKAIWKNIIEESVTEYDLPMYSVPQGVPKKVILTAGEKILSSEISSYYDSWWNSTFNSNEVTLDDIQFDTNSPNTAYLKTIIKNDTGVKELYEHPIEFNYGNAVSFRGYGNKERAVLTLQKETKKIKTVSNSKDTSPIDSGNKQYAEVTIYKNNQLEEVKKVTVNTIEAPFEFAKSLSDISYENGYYIKVSMYRDKHLEGYTEGEKMLAVEESEKQEWFKIVNDQLVRLNAAPKIHLKAQLPTVYVGEQLETNDFIEKIDDEFDVEKVETSFEQQPDTTTVGEHKTTLIAKNIVGNETRLSVRYSVVYGNALSLRAYLPSDERVVIRLDNERSELITFANPNRDTVLASGEGMIWQIVLKNGENGKEKIKLSANKEEKPFDFAKKLNHTRFNEGDLVELLHTSGGEFVKNYKQNEKTKDGLSKENTFVITNGQFVFVTNGKPTIESLNKVVYEKGQKVTEDQFIKDIQLKTEEGNRISTNFEPTWLEKVGNYDSTVTVENPMNHQKVSKQVSICVQDTTPPIITGDKEIEYPLYADVTEQKLFKDLGIKTDKPATLTSNFSRKMLEKEGIYKIEVIAEDFYGNKSEPFLIDLKVTGIHATHTFKKGYWESYGLILNGQVKMLGVDLSKKEAVVKTLELMDESGKVAATIPTVNTNWYTPGQYDGYQATLSAKTIAAVQSGTYKLQVKVKVKDGEEIIAPITVNNQAMFSIQDYQDVFLDIPTNNIGLKTIKTMSKDGQSMLEVTMSDTPVMGLISEGQAKEGRFVNGYVLNTDFDFSQKHQKNLVIEDKSGKVVKELKNIHTWDLTSWNLGIAGLDMKSGFQVIIPNEYQNTSLYQYKLQVVTGEEEALQLEVALDKII, via the coding sequence GTGTATAAAAAACTAAAAATAGTTGTAGCTATTTCAACATTCTTCATACTAATAATAGTTACAGTAAAATATATGGCTGTATATGCGAGTGATATAACTGTAAAAACAGAAAGAAAAACTAAAATTTCTAGGGTTTATGAAATCCCTGCAAATGGGGATATAGGTATTAGAAGAAATAATGAAGGAAGGAAAGTGACGCATACTGATTTTGAACCAACAGGAATATTTGTAAAAAAAGGAGAACAACTAAGTATTACTTTAAACAAAGGATCAGAGACAGAAATTGTTATTGGACAATATGGCTCTTATTCATATTTGAATAATAACCAAGAAGTAGATTTTTACAGATATTTCCTTCAGCCTGGGGAAAATAAAATTATCAGTAAAAATGGTGATGGAATGGTATATTTTGTAAACCATTCAGAAAGTGAATTATCTAATATTTCTGTTGAGGGAGGTTCACAAGTTCCAATGTATGTTTTAGGAAAAACTACAAAAGAACAGTGGGAAAAACAATGGAAAGATAACTCTGAAGCACCATTTGTTGAATTTGTTGGAAATTACGTATTTGCTACGTATCAGGCTGATTTAGCCAGAGGAAAAGAAGTTAAAGAAATTGATACAATGTTAGAGTCATGGGATCAAGTATATATATGGCAAAATGAGGTTATGGGACTTTTGGAAGAAAATACAGGCCTATCAAAAAAATATAGCAATAGAGTTCATATAACTACACCAGACAAAGGTGGGGGATATGCCTATGCAACGAATGGTCGACTAGGATTCCAGAAAGAAACAAATGCCGCAGAAGATTTATTAAGAGATCATAGTACTTGGGCATTATGGCATGAAATGGGACATACTTATCAGAATCCTTATTATCAATTTTATAATACTGGGGAAGTAACAGTGAATATACCCGCTCTGTATATTCAAAAAAAAATGGGATTGCCTGATCGTTGGCAACAAGAGCCATATAAAATTGAAGAGATTAGAAACTATTTGAATAACCAAGATCCCAATAAAACAATTGATTTTCCTCATGAAAATAATGACACAGGCTTATGGATTCGTTTAGCTATGTTTGATCAGTTAGCAAGAGGATTTGGCGATAATTTTTATCCTAGACTGAATCAAGAATACCGAGTGTTAACTCAAAGTAATCAAATTAATCCAAAGACAGAAGAAGAAAAGAAGCAATATTTTATGGTGATTTCTAGTTCTGTAGTGAACAGAAACCTTTTTGAATTTTTTGATAAGTGGGGAATGAAGCCAACAAAAGAAACGCTAGAAAAAATGAAAAAGTATCCACCTTTAGAAAAAGCTATTTGGAAAAATATTATCGAAGAAAGTGTTACTGAATACGACCTGCCAATGTATTCAGTCCCTCAAGGGGTACCTAAAAAAGTAATTTTAACAGCGGGTGAAAAAATACTTTCTTCAGAAATATCTTCATACTATGATTCTTGGTGGAATTCTACATTCAACTCTAATGAAGTAACGTTAGATGATATTCAATTTGATACGAATAGTCCAAATACAGCATATTTAAAAACGATTATAAAAAATGATACAGGTGTAAAAGAATTGTATGAACACCCAATAGAATTTAATTATGGAAATGCAGTATCTTTTCGTGGTTATGGAAATAAAGAGCGAGCAGTTCTAACCTTACAAAAAGAAACTAAAAAAATTAAGACAGTATCAAATTCTAAAGATACCAGCCCTATAGATTCTGGAAATAAACAGTATGCAGAAGTAACCATTTATAAAAATAACCAATTGGAAGAAGTAAAAAAAGTAACTGTAAATACGATTGAAGCCCCATTTGAATTTGCAAAATCATTAAGTGATATCTCTTATGAAAATGGATATTATATAAAAGTTTCTATGTACCGGGACAAGCACCTTGAAGGCTATACAGAGGGAGAAAAAATGTTAGCTGTAGAAGAAAGTGAAAAACAAGAATGGTTCAAAATAGTAAATGACCAGTTGGTGCGATTGAATGCAGCCCCTAAAATACATTTAAAAGCACAATTACCAACGGTGTATGTCGGAGAACAACTAGAGACAAACGATTTCATTGAAAAAATTGACGATGAATTTGATGTTGAAAAGGTGGAAACTTCATTTGAGCAGCAGCCAGATACAACAACTGTAGGTGAACACAAAACAACACTTATTGCAAAAAATATTGTAGGAAATGAAACAAGATTATCTGTAAGATATTCAGTAGTTTACGGGAATGCATTATCGTTAAGAGCATATTTACCGAGTGATGAACGTGTTGTGATTCGCTTAGATAACGAGAGAAGTGAGCTAATTACATTTGCTAATCCTAATAGAGATACCGTCTTAGCTAGTGGGGAAGGAATGATCTGGCAGATTGTATTAAAAAATGGAGAAAACGGAAAAGAAAAGATAAAGTTAAGTGCGAATAAAGAAGAAAAACCATTTGATTTTGCTAAAAAATTAAATCATACACGTTTCAATGAAGGGGATTTAGTAGAATTACTGCACACCTCTGGAGGAGAATTTGTAAAAAACTATAAACAAAATGAGAAAACAAAGGATGGACTTTCAAAAGAAAATACATTTGTTATAACAAACGGACAATTTGTCTTTGTAACAAATGGAAAACCAACCATTGAAAGTTTAAATAAAGTAGTATATGAAAAAGGTCAAAAAGTGACTGAGGATCAATTTATCAAAGATATTCAATTAAAAACAGAAGAAGGAAACAGAATATCTACAAACTTTGAGCCAACTTGGCTAGAAAAAGTGGGGAATTATGATAGTACAGTAACCGTAGAAAATCCAATGAACCACCAAAAAGTAAGTAAACAAGTGTCTATTTGTGTTCAAGACACAACACCGCCAATTATTACAGGAGATAAAGAGATTGAATATCCTTTATATGCGGATGTGACAGAACAAAAGCTATTTAAAGATTTAGGCATTAAAACGGACAAACCTGCAACTCTCACGTCAAACTTTAGTCGTAAGATGTTAGAGAAAGAAGGTATTTACAAAATTGAAGTTATAGCAGAAGATTTCTATGGAAATAAATCCGAGCCATTCTTGATTGACTTGAAAGTAACAGGAATACATGCAACACATACTTTCAAAAAAGGATATTGGGAATCATACGGATTGATTTTAAATGGACAAGTCAAGATGTTAGGTGTTGACTTATCAAAAAAAGAAGCAGTAGTTAAAACACTTGAATTAATGGATGAATCGGGAAAAGTAGCAGCAACTATACCAACCGTTAATACAAATTGGTATACACCAGGGCAATATGATGGGTACCAAGCAACACTATCTGCAAAAACGATAGCGGCAGTTCAGTCTGGAACATATAAGCTTCAAGTGAAAGTAAAAGTAAAAGATGGCGAAGAGATAATTGCGCCAATTACTGTAAATAACCAAGCGATGTTTAGTATTCAAGATTATCAGGATGTATTCTTAGATATTCCAACGAATAATATTGGATTAAAAACCATTAAAACAATGAGTAAAGATGGACAATCTATGTTAGAAGTAACAATGTCAGATACCCCAGTTATGGGCTTAATTTCGGAAGGACAAGCGAAAGAGGGGCGTTTCGTGAATGGGTATGTATTGAATACAGATTTTGATTTTAGTCAAAAACATCAAAAGAATTTGGTGATTGAAGATAAGTCAGGAAAAGTAGTAAAAGAATTAAAAAATATTCATACGTGGGACTTAACAAGTTGGAATTTAGGAATTGCAGGATTAGATATGAAATCAGGATTCCAAGTTATTATTCCGAATGAATATCAAAATACAAGTTTGTATCAATATAAACTACAAGTAGTGACAGGTGAGGAAGAAGCACTTCAATTAGAAGTAGCGTTAGATAAAATTATATAA
- a CDS encoding Ig-like domain-containing protein, translating to MKKVKTLVILSSLILNVMPINQIDTVLANKSTPVKELEKINNQISEKPEESSNKKNNSIIEQNIYKLNPYMKETQQNFSSEKMPDWLNKQIQSVFYQTDDNQLLTYVDKEIYNKISGIQIHFSDGSFEALPFLSTENEAIRMIEDIPFPILQLDYLPEVDDEATARIQDKIQATSYEQLLIPFGEHVTYDMLDKKFILGDKQVGNNRQIDTVQLESTFNDIKAQSTNVARKIAHMFPELVLVRTDNEYFRKEKLDTITENISELLLVYTFINRWFDYSIGNVRIPDVIFSKSSLFSKTQEKTDFERILDLVHVLKSESFVDQPGNPFLMTMNIESSFLHPTHGLRGKDIGYNISELADSKGKVSIGTMLEFLIRTFVHSNDYSKWFEEQGFVTATEFIDKSVEIEGIRKNIWEAMRTIEDPKSKISPSFLTILLSVKDRSAIIVSNGANTITFGHVNKQLPNTARVSPKELASHYAKNNNRLMKFIWDMADEERKKLLQEDVSNGVGVTFDSGEIEDGKKDVFNPENHYLHDFLLPVSPTVASRSTQAINGIVVQTKPKNILIMGMNNLYSEYTVSHEETHRHKELLNGGVNQRTDIEDTATMAEADEYDEYRLNLNYYYQSMYEDWNRRPPETQQELKNYAQGMLDLNMVWNIEKAKTFFSLPLEEQVGKIYKATDAIKGTFKKISLDELKQLQINVNDETFVQKLVDNNIMLPSVPGDDTITYNLVNGNGKVPFKRDALFNIPYTTEKDSVNSFYGWDQIWHFLAMETAGMEGYIDFINDEVGQKDDSAIKKILRTSSSPKEYWIEKYKKVEQNLVNRKFKLDTQSNLHELIVSSMGNDFDARMAFQKKYIQETDSLFTGIYHDKDLLPIPEVNEIREVDEKITGEATPNSHITAMIGQEILAKGAADNNGNFTLKIAPQKTGTTILVKQETETASSDYAKVIVGHLETNVSNYDELIQAMLDYPASKLTITKNLQVEGKHKDTIVPIFTGSLDGAGHEITGLTHPLIEKSEGATIRSLILNEVAIVGQGPEDSGLGSLTNVLSNSKVKDVHIQGTITTNDPVEVGGITGIASNSQIEESSVTASLAGRDTGGVVGRAEKESTLKNIYAMGEITKGRRVGGVIGNGFGQASLINAYNAMKISVSNSNEANGILGTSYNGKNKQFNLSNTLSLGDVLTPNGYKIQKDYLGGTNQNNYELDTIKGTTSVSIKELDAHIATNKQVKQASFYQDTLKWDTEKIWNTESVEQAYPFLRNSDPRNHEKNTVKAPQINPITNKGKQLTGTAEPEALVTAFVNQKVIGKGKADSDGKYSLEIDPQEVGTQIYVKQQIKQSTSPFSQVVVDPYVAQVTSYDELIQLMLAEPDVQILLKQDLIAEGKYKDTIVPIFKGKLNGNGHSISNLNHTLIEKAEGAIIQSLVLKGVTIDAIGPVDSGIGSLIKESSKTEITDVHIQGTVQSSENVEVGGIIGIASQTSIEESSVNVTLSGRDTGGIVGRATNETKLNNVYSMGKITRGRRVGGLVGNGFDDSQLSNSYSAIKIKVDKSNDSNGILGSSYSYGSESFHLSNTLSLGDVLNDKGYKVLREYLSGNNQNNYELGSAKGKSSTDIKELDVQSVSDKQIQDTSFYKHSLKWDTEKIWNTEFVREEYPFLRNSDPRNSQKVVIESPMVNQVTDCDEVITGNGIQGAEIIVKVGDNEIGKGKVDEEGNFEIKITKQKAETKIKVTQTLGGKESPATEIKVIHLAVKANHIFKKGYWESYGLVLNGQVRISNTNMTSKDSVTKYLELVNAEGKVVTSIKAVNTNWYDLTQYDGYQVILSEKVMEQVISGEYLLQVNVTVADNDPIIVPITTNKYELFGIQDYQDDFLNIPNNNIGIRTVETFSKDGKASLRITAPDQPVMGLISEGPTSKGRFVNGYILNTDFDFNKKHKKNLVIEDKAGKVVKEIQNVHTWDLSTWNLGISGLHMKSGFQIIIPTEYLNTSLYQYKLNVTTEENGKQLEVKLDKIK from the coding sequence ATGAAAAAAGTAAAAACATTAGTCATTTTAAGCAGTTTAATTCTTAATGTGATGCCCATAAACCAGATAGATACAGTTCTAGCAAATAAATCGACACCTGTAAAAGAATTAGAAAAAATAAACAACCAAATATCGGAAAAACCAGAAGAATCAAGCAATAAAAAGAATAACTCAATAATTGAACAAAACATTTATAAATTGAATCCTTATATGAAAGAAACGCAACAAAATTTTTCCTCTGAGAAAATGCCCGATTGGTTGAATAAACAAATTCAATCTGTTTTTTACCAAACAGATGATAATCAACTACTAACCTATGTAGACAAGGAGATTTACAATAAAATTTCTGGCATTCAGATTCATTTTTCTGATGGTTCATTTGAAGCATTGCCTTTTTTGTCTACAGAAAATGAAGCAATTCGTATGATTGAAGATATACCATTTCCTATCTTACAATTAGATTACTTACCAGAAGTAGACGATGAAGCAACAGCAAGAATTCAAGATAAAATACAAGCCACTTCTTACGAACAATTGCTCATCCCTTTTGGAGAGCATGTCACATATGATATGTTAGATAAAAAATTTATTTTAGGAGATAAGCAAGTTGGAAATAATCGACAGATTGATACAGTACAGTTGGAAAGTACTTTTAATGATATTAAGGCACAATCAACTAATGTAGCTCGAAAAATAGCCCATATGTTTCCAGAGCTTGTGTTGGTAAGAACGGATAATGAATACTTTAGAAAAGAAAAATTAGACACAATTACAGAAAATATTTCAGAATTGTTACTGGTGTATACGTTTATAAATAGATGGTTTGATTATTCAATTGGAAATGTAAGAATTCCCGATGTTATTTTTTCTAAAAGTAGTTTGTTTTCAAAAACGCAAGAAAAAACAGACTTTGAAAGAATACTGGATTTAGTGCACGTGTTAAAGTCAGAATCGTTTGTTGATCAGCCAGGAAATCCTTTCTTAATGACAATGAATATAGAAAGTTCATTTTTACACCCTACACATGGCCTTCGCGGGAAAGATATAGGATATAACATTTCAGAATTAGCCGATTCAAAGGGTAAAGTTTCTATAGGAACTATGTTAGAATTTTTAATTCGAACGTTTGTACATAGTAATGATTATTCAAAATGGTTTGAGGAACAAGGTTTTGTTACAGCAACAGAATTTATTGATAAATCGGTAGAAATTGAGGGGATTAGGAAAAATATTTGGGAGGCGATGCGTACAATTGAAGATCCTAAGTCAAAAATCAGTCCAAGTTTTTTGACAATTTTACTTTCAGTAAAAGATCGATCAGCAATCATCGTTTCTAACGGTGCTAACACAATTACTTTTGGACATGTGAACAAACAATTACCTAATACTGCTAGAGTATCTCCTAAAGAATTGGCTAGTCACTATGCTAAAAACAATAACCGACTAATGAAATTCATCTGGGATATGGCGGATGAAGAAAGGAAAAAATTACTTCAAGAAGATGTGTCAAACGGTGTAGGTGTAACATTTGATTCTGGAGAGATAGAAGATGGTAAAAAAGATGTATTTAATCCAGAGAATCATTATTTACATGATTTTCTTTTGCCAGTATCTCCTACAGTAGCAAGTAGATCTACACAAGCAATTAATGGAATTGTTGTACAAACAAAGCCAAAAAATATTTTGATTATGGGTATGAACAACTTATACAGTGAATATACTGTATCTCATGAAGAAACGCACCGACACAAAGAACTTTTAAATGGTGGAGTTAATCAACGGACGGATATTGAAGATACAGCAACGATGGCTGAAGCAGATGAATATGATGAATATCGTTTGAATCTTAATTATTACTATCAATCGATGTATGAAGACTGGAATAGACGCCCACCAGAGACACAACAAGAGTTGAAAAATTATGCACAAGGCATGTTAGACTTGAATATGGTTTGGAATATCGAAAAGGCAAAAACTTTTTTTTCATTGCCTCTTGAAGAACAAGTAGGAAAAATTTATAAAGCAACAGATGCTATCAAAGGAACGTTCAAAAAAATATCATTAGACGAACTAAAACAGTTGCAAATTAATGTAAATGACGAAACTTTTGTGCAAAAATTAGTAGATAATAATATTATGTTACCATCAGTACCAGGTGATGATACTATTACGTACAATTTAGTTAATGGAAATGGAAAAGTACCGTTTAAACGAGATGCATTATTTAATATTCCCTATACGACAGAGAAAGATAGCGTAAATTCTTTTTACGGTTGGGATCAAATCTGGCATTTTCTAGCTATGGAAACTGCAGGAATGGAAGGGTACATTGACTTTATCAACGATGAAGTAGGACAAAAAGACGATTCGGCCATTAAAAAAATTTTAAGAACAAGTTCTTCGCCTAAAGAATATTGGATTGAAAAGTACAAAAAGGTGGAACAGAATTTAGTTAATCGGAAATTTAAATTAGATACTCAATCAAATTTACACGAGTTGATTGTATCAAGTATGGGAAATGATTTTGATGCTCGAATGGCTTTCCAGAAGAAATACATCCAAGAAACCGATAGTTTATTTACGGGAATATACCATGATAAGGACTTATTACCAATTCCAGAAGTGAATGAAATAAGAGAAGTAGATGAAAAAATAACAGGGGAAGCTACTCCAAATTCACACATAACTGCTATGATTGGGCAAGAAATACTTGCTAAAGGGGCAGCAGATAATAATGGAAACTTCACATTAAAGATAGCACCTCAAAAGACTGGAACAACGATTCTTGTAAAACAAGAAACTGAAACAGCAAGTAGTGATTATGCGAAAGTAATTGTAGGACATTTAGAAACAAATGTTAGTAATTACGATGAATTGATACAAGCTATGCTTGATTATCCGGCCTCAAAACTGACAATAACCAAAAACTTACAAGTAGAAGGAAAGCATAAAGATACGATTGTACCTATTTTTACAGGAAGTCTGGATGGCGCGGGTCACGAAATTACTGGATTAACACATCCATTGATTGAAAAGTCAGAAGGTGCAACTATTCGTTCTTTAATTTTAAATGAAGTGGCTATCGTAGGACAAGGGCCAGAAGATTCAGGTCTAGGATCATTAACAAATGTACTTTCTAATTCTAAAGTGAAAGATGTGCATATCCAAGGAACTATCACAACAAATGATCCAGTAGAAGTTGGAGGAATTACGGGAATCGCTTCTAACTCTCAGATAGAAGAAAGTAGTGTTACTGCTTCTTTGGCCGGGAGAGATACGGGTGGAGTTGTTGGAAGAGCAGAGAAAGAAAGTACGTTGAAAAATATTTATGCAATGGGGGAAATCACGAAAGGGCGCCGAGTCGGAGGGGTTATAGGAAACGGTTTTGGGCAGGCAAGCTTAATCAACGCGTACAATGCGATGAAAATAAGTGTTTCCAATTCTAACGAAGCCAATGGCATTTTAGGAACAAGCTATAATGGGAAAAATAAGCAGTTTAATCTTTCGAATACCCTTTCTTTAGGGGATGTTTTAACCCCAAATGGATATAAAATTCAAAAAGATTATTTAGGTGGAACAAATCAAAATAATTACGAACTGGATACTATCAAAGGGACAACGTCTGTTTCAATTAAAGAACTAGACGCACATATCGCTACAAACAAACAAGTAAAACAAGCTTCATTCTATCAAGATACGCTAAAATGGGATACGGAAAAAATTTGGAATACAGAATCTGTTGAGCAAGCTTACCCATTCTTACGAAATTCAGATCCGAGAAACCATGAGAAAAATACTGTAAAAGCTCCTCAAATTAACCCAATAACAAATAAAGGCAAGCAGCTTACAGGGACAGCGGAGCCAGAAGCTTTGGTGACTGCATTTGTTAATCAAAAAGTTATAGGTAAAGGCAAAGCGGACAGTGATGGTAAGTATTCTTTAGAAATCGATCCTCAGGAAGTAGGAACACAAATATATGTAAAACAACAAATAAAACAAAGTACTAGTCCTTTTTCTCAAGTGGTTGTAGATCCATATGTGGCTCAAGTCACAAGTTATGATGAGTTAATTCAACTGATGCTTGCTGAACCTGATGTGCAAATTCTATTAAAGCAAGATTTGATTGCTGAAGGAAAGTATAAAGATACGATCGTACCAATTTTTAAAGGAAAATTAAATGGAAATGGGCACTCTATCTCAAATTTAAACCATACGCTTATTGAGAAAGCAGAAGGTGCAATAATCCAATCCCTTGTGCTAAAAGGTGTTACGATTGATGCAATCGGTCCAGTGGATTCCGGAATAGGTTCCTTAATAAAAGAATCTAGTAAAACAGAGATAACCGATGTTCATATACAAGGTACAGTTCAGTCCTCAGAAAATGTCGAAGTTGGAGGAATTATCGGGATTGCTTCCCAGACAAGCATAGAAGAAAGTAGCGTTAATGTCACTCTTTCTGGTAGAGATACAGGAGGGATTGTAGGACGTGCAACAAATGAGACAAAACTTAATAATGTTTATAGCATGGGTAAAATTACGCGAGGACGTCGTGTCGGAGGACTTGTAGGGAATGGTTTTGATGATTCTCAGCTAAGTAATAGTTATAGTGCTATTAAGATTAAAGTTGATAAATCTAATGATAGTAATGGGATTTTAGGTTCAAGCTATAGTTATGGTAGCGAGAGTTTCCATTTATCTAACACACTATCGTTAGGAGATGTTTTAAACGATAAGGGATATAAAGTGCTAAGAGAATATTTGTCAGGAAACAATCAAAATAATTATGAATTAGGGTCCGCTAAAGGAAAATCCTCAACAGACATAAAGGAATTGGATGTACAAAGTGTTAGTGATAAACAAATTCAGGACACTTCTTTCTATAAGCATTCATTGAAATGGGATACGGAAAAGATTTGGAATACTGAATTTGTTAGGGAAGAGTATCCATTTTTGAGAAACTCTGATCCTAGGAATAGTCAAAAGGTTGTAATAGAATCTCCAATGGTAAATCAAGTAACAGATTGCGATGAAGTAATTACCGGCAATGGAATACAAGGTGCCGAGATAATCGTAAAAGTTGGCGACAACGAAATCGGAAAAGGCAAAGTAGATGAAGAAGGAAACTTTGAAATAAAGATTACTAAACAAAAAGCAGAAACAAAAATTAAGGTGACTCAAACACTAGGTGGAAAAGAAAGCCCAGCTACAGAAATTAAAGTAATACACCTAGCTGTAAAAGCGAACCATATCTTCAAAAAAGGGTATTGGGAATCATATGGTTTAGTTTTAAATGGGCAAGTAAGAATCTCAAATACTAATATGACTTCAAAAGATTCCGTCACTAAGTATCTAGAATTAGTAAATGCAGAAGGAAAAGTTGTGACAAGTATTAAAGCAGTAAATACAAATTGGTACGATTTAACGCAATATGATGGGTATCAAGTGATTTTATCAGAAAAAGTGATGGAACAAGTTATCAGTGGTGAATATCTGTTACAAGTGAATGTAACAGTAGCAGACAACGATCCTATTATAGTACCAATTACAACGAACAAGTATGAATTATTTGGTATTCAAGATTATCAAGATGATTTCTTAAATATACCAAACAATAACATTGGTATACGAACGGTAGAAACGTTTAGTAAGGATGGAAAAGCTAGCTTACGAATTACAGCACCGGATCAACCAGTTATGGGATTAATATCTGAAGGACCTACATCAAAAGGTCGCTTTGTAAATGGCTATATTTTAAATACTGATTTTGATTTCAACAAAAAACATAAAAAGAATCTAGTTATTGAGGATAAAGCAGGAAAAGTTGTGAAAGAAATTCAAAATGTTCATACATGGGATTTAAGTACTTGGAATTTAGGGATTTCAGGTTTGCATATGAAGTCAGGTTTTCAAATTATCATTCCAACAGAATATCTAAATACTAGTCTTTATCAGTACAAATTGAATGTAACAACTGAAGAAAATGGTAAACAATTAGAAGTGAAACTTGATAAAATCAAATAG